One genomic window of Tenacibaculum tangerinum includes the following:
- a CDS encoding sensor histidine kinase, translating into MGKKIFILIVVLMSISLIGIISVQVYWIKDAIKNKQQQFKNNVTIALARTSESIKEREHQEFLQNYQEFFENNKLRTDAEITTFLFQQVDTVSKKKFTFGNTILAESIKIPNEFIDNDSIVIKRYSGKEDIYFSRIIKSENKDFKDFLSENRYSVYRKYDNLNNEVMERAFRESKRIYPINQRISNQELNSTLKEELAKMSINQDFKYVVYEDGLATQLKSGYFNIQPEDVNYPLLEDENGNSKYKLYIKFPNEKKNLLSGMMKVLMLSLFFIGIIIAAFSTSLYQLIRQKKISEIKTDFINNMTHEFKTPIATINLALDAIKNPKIISDEEKVKRYVQMIRDENKRMHGQVENVLRISRLEKNQLEISKDAVDMHDIIEEAIEHIQLLTNDRQGSVTTHFEAISTEVLGNQFHLTNVVVNMLENALKYSENTPKIDVFTENTNNYFILKIKDEGIGMSRNAQKYVFDKFYREHKGNIHNVKGHGLGLAYVKEIIDNHQGTVYVESEKNKGSTFIVKLPLI; encoded by the coding sequence ATGGGTAAGAAAATTTTTATTCTCATTGTTGTTTTAATGAGTATTTCTTTAATAGGTATTATTTCTGTTCAGGTATACTGGATTAAAGATGCTATAAAAAACAAACAGCAGCAGTTTAAAAACAATGTAACAATTGCTTTGGCTCGCACCTCTGAAAGTATTAAAGAAAGAGAGCACCAAGAATTTTTACAGAATTACCAAGAGTTCTTTGAAAATAATAAGTTAAGAACCGACGCTGAAATAACAACGTTTCTCTTCCAACAAGTAGATACCGTTAGTAAGAAAAAATTTACGTTTGGTAATACTATTCTGGCTGAAAGCATAAAAATTCCTAATGAATTTATAGATAATGACTCTATCGTTATCAAACGATATTCTGGCAAGGAAGATATTTATTTTTCAAGGATAATAAAATCAGAAAACAAAGATTTTAAAGATTTTTTAAGTGAAAATCGCTACTCTGTTTATAGAAAATACGACAACTTAAACAACGAGGTTATGGAGCGTGCTTTTAGAGAAAGTAAGCGAATATATCCTATTAACCAACGTATTAGCAACCAAGAATTAAACAGTACACTTAAAGAAGAACTTGCAAAAATGAGTATTAATCAAGACTTTAAGTACGTTGTGTATGAAGACGGACTAGCAACACAATTAAAGTCAGGGTATTTTAATATTCAACCAGAAGATGTTAATTATCCGCTACTCGAAGATGAAAACGGAAATAGTAAGTACAAACTATACATAAAGTTTCCAAACGAGAAAAAAAATCTACTTTCAGGTATGATGAAAGTGTTAATGCTTTCTTTATTTTTTATCGGAATCATTATTGCAGCTTTTTCTACCTCACTATATCAGCTAATTCGTCAAAAGAAAATATCTGAAATTAAAACAGATTTTATAAATAACATGACGCATGAATTTAAAACCCCTATTGCTACTATTAATTTGGCACTAGATGCTATTAAAAATCCGAAAATTATATCTGATGAAGAAAAGGTAAAGCGTTATGTTCAGATGATTCGAGACGAGAACAAACGTATGCATGGGCAAGTAGAAAATGTTCTACGAATTTCAAGATTAGAAAAAAATCAACTAGAAATAAGTAAGGATGCAGTAGACATGCACGACATAATAGAAGAAGCGATCGAACATATTCAATTATTAACGAATGATAGGCAAGGAAGCGTAACAACACATTTTGAAGCAATTTCAACAGAAGTACTAGGAAATCAATTTCACTTAACCAATGTAGTAGTAAATATGTTAGAAAATGCATTGAAATATTCAGAGAATACACCAAAGATCGATGTATTTACTGAAAACACAAATAACTATTTTATACTTAAGATAAAAGATGAAGGCATAGGAATGAGTAGAAACGCTCAAAAATATGTATTTGATAAGTTTTACAGAGAACATAAAGGAAACATACACAATGTAAAAGGGCATGGTTTAGGCTTAGCCTATGTAAAAGAAATTATAGACAATCATCAAGGCACTGTTTACGTTGAAAGTGAAAAAAATAAAGGAAGCACATTTATAGTTAAATTACCATTAATATAA
- the coaE gene encoding dephospho-CoA kinase (Dephospho-CoA kinase (CoaE) performs the final step in coenzyme A biosynthesis.) produces the protein MVIGLTGGIGSGKSTIVKMFSEFKNIAIYIADDEAKKLMSTSPKIKTQLIAKFGNEVFTNGELNKPYLASIVFKDKDKLALLNAIVHPIVKEHLQNFIKNNYKKSYILYENAILFENGSDAFCDKIITVTAPKDVRINRVVKRDNITVEDVKNRINNQWSETKKILQSNYLIENISLINAQKQIFKIHNNLTKNFI, from the coding sequence ATGGTAATAGGTTTAACTGGTGGTATAGGTAGTGGAAAATCTACCATAGTTAAGATGTTTTCGGAATTCAAAAATATTGCTATTTATATTGCAGATGATGAAGCTAAAAAATTAATGAGTACCTCCCCTAAAATAAAAACACAACTTATTGCTAAGTTTGGTAATGAGGTTTTTACAAATGGTGAGTTGAATAAACCCTATTTGGCATCCATCGTTTTTAAAGACAAAGACAAACTGGCGTTACTCAACGCTATTGTGCACCCTATTGTAAAAGAGCATTTACAGAATTTTATTAAAAATAACTATAAAAAAAGTTACATCCTCTATGAAAATGCGATTCTTTTTGAAAACGGAAGTGACGCTTTTTGTGACAAAATTATCACAGTAACTGCCCCCAAAGATGTGAGAATTAATCGGGTTGTAAAAAGAGATAATATTACAGTAGAAGATGTAAAAAACAGAATTAACAATCAGTGGAGTGAAACTAAAAAAATACTACAGTCTAATTACCTAATTGAAAACATATCACTTATAAACGCTCAGAAACAAATCTTTAAAATCCATAATAATTTAACAAAAAACTTTATCTAA
- a CDS encoding CdaR family protein — MKTKLNIPKTFFGFLIASIFFWFLINLSKEYHTIVEYDVEYIHLPQQKNLIEAPINKLYLKLKSSGYQLLVASLSHKPIQLDLREVSKKSENDYYFLSKKIAANIQEQLKSGLKLVQIQNDTIPLKIGTLKSKKVALKPNVNITFQLGYDFSKPITITPDSVLISGDETYISKTDFLNLENVTLKNISKNTNITAPIILPENITLKSSHSSAEIRIDVDKFTEGEIEVPVVVKNAPRGINIYPKKVKVIYKVGLQNFNDVTPDLFEVECDYNQIKDNEVNYLTPKVKDIPNMVTLVRLVPNKIDFLIYE, encoded by the coding sequence TTGAAAACAAAATTAAACATCCCTAAAACTTTCTTTGGCTTTTTAATAGCCTCTATCTTTTTTTGGTTTCTTATCAATTTATCAAAAGAGTATCATACAATAGTTGAGTATGATGTTGAGTATATACACCTTCCGCAACAAAAAAACTTGATCGAAGCTCCTATAAATAAGCTTTATTTAAAACTAAAAAGTAGTGGTTATCAACTGCTAGTTGCAAGTCTTAGTCACAAGCCCATTCAGTTAGACCTTAGAGAGGTTTCAAAAAAATCGGAGAATGATTATTATTTCTTATCCAAAAAAATTGCTGCTAACATACAAGAGCAGTTGAAATCTGGACTTAAATTAGTTCAAATTCAAAATGATACCATTCCGCTAAAAATTGGCACCTTAAAATCTAAGAAAGTCGCTTTAAAACCAAATGTAAACATTACCTTTCAATTAGGATATGATTTCTCTAAACCCATAACTATAACACCTGATAGTGTACTAATTTCGGGAGATGAAACTTATATATCGAAAACTGATTTTCTAAATCTAGAAAATGTTACTTTAAAAAACATATCAAAAAACACAAACATTACCGCTCCTATCATTTTACCTGAAAATATAACGTTAAAATCGAGCCATTCATCTGCTGAAATACGTATTGATGTTGACAAGTTTACCGAAGGAGAAATAGAAGTACCTGTTGTTGTTAAAAATGCTCCTAGGGGAATTAATATTTATCCAAAAAAAGTGAAAGTTATTTATAAAGTTGGATTGCAAAATTTTAATGACGTAACTCCAGATTTATTTGAGGTAGAGTGTGATTATAATCAAATAAAAGATAACGAAGTTAATTACCTTACCCCAAAAGTAAAAGATATACCCAATATGGTTACTTTGGTAAGATTGGTACCCAACAAAATAGATTTTTTAATATACGAATAA
- the yajC gene encoding preprotein translocase subunit YajC — protein MFTTIFLQASSPEGLMNMLPFVAMIAVFYFLIIRPQMRRQKKEKQFQTEIKKGAKVVTTSGIHGKIIEINDTDNTVTVETGAGKIKFERSAISMELSKKYLTEAKK, from the coding sequence ATGTTTACAACCATTTTTTTACAAGCGAGCTCACCAGAAGGTTTAATGAATATGCTTCCTTTCGTAGCCATGATTGCTGTTTTTTATTTTTTAATTATTCGTCCGCAAATGAGACGTCAAAAAAAGGAGAAACAATTTCAAACAGAAATTAAAAAAGGAGCTAAAGTAGTTACTACTAGCGGAATACACGGTAAGATTATAGAAATAAACGATACCGACAATACTGTTACTGTTGAAACTGGGGCTGGGAAAATTAAGTTTGAACGCTCTGCCATTTCAATGGAACTGAGTAAAAAGTACCTTACTGAAGCTAAAAAATAA
- a CDS encoding DUF1573 domain-containing protein yields the protein MKKIAVALAFIVSTGMLISCEQGNASSKVKKENIEQAEKRDNSISQGAPVISFDKEEFDFGTVNEGDVVETTFVVTNTGKSDLVITNARASCGCTVPSWPKEPIAPGETGNIEVKFNTSGKPNKQSKTITLTTNTEKGREIVKISGMVTPKKKDA from the coding sequence ATGAAAAAAATAGCAGTAGCATTGGCATTTATTGTATCAACAGGAATGTTAATTTCTTGCGAACAAGGAAATGCTTCATCAAAAGTTAAAAAAGAAAATATTGAACAAGCTGAAAAAAGAGACAACTCAATTAGCCAAGGCGCTCCAGTAATTTCTTTTGACAAAGAAGAATTTGACTTTGGAACTGTGAATGAAGGAGATGTTGTTGAAACTACTTTTGTAGTCACCAATACTGGTAAAAGTGATTTAGTAATTACCAATGCCAGAGCTTCTTGCGGCTGTACTGTTCCTAGTTGGCCAAAAGAGCCTATTGCCCCTGGTGAAACAGGAAACATTGAAGTAAAGTTTAACACTAGTGGTAAGCCAAATAAGCAATCTAAAACAATTACCTTAACTACCAATACTGAAAAAGGTAGAGAAATTGTGAAAATTTCGGGTATGGTAACTCCTAAAAAGAAAGACGCCTAA
- the nusB gene encoding transcription antitermination factor NusB, whose protein sequence is MINRRHIRVKVMQSIYAIQQSHSDDLVREEKFLKYSIQKMYDLYVLNLQLLVEVQKLARKRIALSKKKILATKEELNPNTKFIDNKLLNLLNESVSLEGYVELNKLNYWELDDEYVKILLEELQKSELYKKYMDTVEDSYNVDKAFVIDFFREIVAPNEKLADYFEDKMISWVDDIPFVNTWILKSLNKQKANKPFILGSLYKDNDDKAFVSDLFTKTMLHQHKYEEDIKEKTPNWEADRIADVDMIIIKMAITEFLHFPSIPSRVTINEYIELAKDYSTNKSGYFINGVLDKLAKDYLSSNKMVKIGRGLL, encoded by the coding sequence ATGATTAACAGAAGACATATTCGTGTTAAAGTAATGCAATCAATTTATGCGATACAACAATCGCACAGCGATGATTTAGTAAGGGAGGAAAAATTCTTAAAATACAGCATCCAAAAAATGTACGATTTGTACGTTTTAAACCTTCAATTACTAGTTGAAGTACAAAAGTTAGCTCGTAAAAGAATAGCACTTTCTAAAAAGAAAATACTAGCTACCAAAGAAGAACTGAACCCAAATACAAAATTTATAGATAACAAACTTTTAAATTTACTTAATGAAAGTGTAAGTTTAGAAGGGTATGTTGAGCTTAATAAATTGAATTATTGGGAACTTGATGATGAGTATGTAAAAATCTTATTAGAGGAATTACAAAAAAGTGAATTATACAAGAAGTATATGGACACTGTTGAAGATTCTTACAATGTAGATAAAGCTTTTGTAATTGATTTTTTCAGAGAAATCGTAGCGCCTAATGAAAAATTAGCTGACTATTTTGAAGATAAAATGATTTCTTGGGTAGACGATATTCCATTTGTAAACACTTGGATTTTAAAGTCGTTAAACAAACAAAAAGCCAATAAACCGTTTATTTTAGGTAGCCTGTATAAAGACAATGATGATAAAGCTTTTGTTTCTGATTTGTTTACAAAAACAATGTTGCACCAACACAAGTACGAAGAAGATATTAAAGAAAAAACCCCTAATTGGGAAGCAGACAGAATTGCCGATGTAGATATGATTATCATTAAAATGGCGATTACAGAGTTTTTACACTTCCCTTCTATTCCTAGTAGAGTTACCATTAATGAATACATAGAGTTGGCCAAAGATTACTCTACCAATAAAAGTGGTTACTTTATAAACGGAGTATTAGATAAGTTAGCGAAAGACTACCTAAGTTCTAACAAGATGGTTAAAATAGGTAGAGGATTATTATAA
- a CDS encoding Glu/Leu/Phe/Val family dehydrogenase — protein MTSEIIDTKDLKNDPVFGQLSFDNHEQIVFCNDEDTGLKAIIGIHNTTLGPALGGTRMWQYKSEWEALNDVLRLSRGMTYKSAITGLKLGGGKAVIIGDAKTQKNDALMRKFGEFVNSLGGKYITAEDVGMETRDMDIIREVTPHVTGVSESIGGSGNPSPVTAYGVYMGMKAAAKYKFGTENLEGKKVLVQGVGHVGETLVKHITDEGAQVILNDINEARLEELSKKYGANVVLGNDIFGLDVDIYAPCALGATINDESIAQLKAKVIAGAANNQLANELKHGKMLRNKGIAYAPDFLINAGGIINVYAEVEGYDKSESLKRTENIYNTTLEIFSLSDKEDITTHQAAFNIAQARINARKKEQNS, from the coding sequence ATGACATCAGAAATCATTGATACTAAAGACCTTAAAAACGATCCAGTGTTTGGTCAATTGTCTTTCGACAACCACGAGCAAATCGTTTTTTGCAACGACGAAGATACAGGTTTAAAAGCAATTATTGGTATCCATAACACAACTTTAGGACCTGCATTAGGAGGTACGAGAATGTGGCAATACAAAAGCGAATGGGAAGCGTTGAATGACGTGTTGCGTTTATCTCGTGGTATGACGTATAAATCTGCAATTACTGGATTAAAACTCGGTGGTGGTAAAGCAGTTATTATCGGTGATGCCAAAACTCAAAAAAACGACGCTCTAATGCGTAAATTTGGTGAGTTTGTGAATTCTTTAGGCGGAAAATACATTACTGCTGAAGATGTTGGAATGGAAACACGCGACATGGATATTATTCGTGAAGTTACGCCTCACGTAACAGGTGTTTCTGAAAGTATTGGTGGATCTGGAAATCCTTCTCCTGTTACTGCTTATGGAGTTTATATGGGTATGAAAGCGGCGGCTAAATACAAATTCGGAACTGAAAATTTAGAGGGTAAAAAAGTATTAGTTCAAGGTGTTGGTCATGTTGGAGAAACCTTAGTAAAACACATTACCGATGAAGGCGCTCAAGTTATTTTAAACGACATTAACGAAGCTCGATTAGAGGAGTTAAGTAAGAAATATGGCGCTAATGTAGTGCTAGGAAATGATATTTTTGGCTTAGATGTTGATATTTATGCACCATGTGCTTTGGGTGCCACTATTAACGATGAAAGCATTGCTCAATTAAAAGCCAAAGTAATTGCAGGAGCTGCTAATAACCAATTAGCAAACGAGTTAAAACACGGTAAAATGTTAAGAAATAAAGGTATTGCCTATGCTCCTGATTTCTTAATTAATGCTGGTGGTATTATAAACGTATATGCAGAAGTTGAAGGTTATGACAAATCAGAAAGCTTAAAAAGAACTGAAAACATCTACAATACTACTTTAGAAATTTTCAGTTTATCAGATAAAGAGGATATCACAACACATCAAGCTGCCTTTAATATTGCTCAAGCAAGAATTAATGCACGCAAAAAAGAGCAAAATAGCTAG
- a CDS encoding ABC transporter ATP-binding protein: protein MKALQYLNKYFIKYKWRLLLGVLITVLSKILTLKIPNFVGNSLNVVEDYQLGKITEMSEVKEILLINILLIVGVTLLGGFFTFLMRQTIIVMSRLIEFDLKNEIYQQYQKLSLNFYKQNRTGDLMNRISEDVSKVRMYFGPAIMYSLNMLVSFAVGFTQMYAISPKLTLYTMIPFPVLSVSVFILSKQINRRSTVVQQYLSKLTTFNQEFFSGINVVKSYAIENAVIKNFDTLADASKDKNINLYKVQALFFPLMILLIGISNIIVLYVGGTLYINGEIQVGAIGAFVMYVNILTWPVAVVGWVTSMVQQAEASQERINEFLEQVPEIKNNNEEETKIDGSIAFRNVSLVYEDTNITALKNVSFEIEKGETLAILGKTGSGKSSIINLVSRLYDTTEGTVLIDGVDIKKYNLYDIRNQIGFVPQEPFLFSDTIENNIKFGKEDATKEEIVEAAKNAVIHENIIDFKEGYQTILGERGVTLSGGQKQRTSIARAIIKNPKILIFDDCLSAVDTETEERILSNLERVSSDKTTIIISHRVSSAKNADKIIVLDDGKIIQQGIHNQLVKKEGYYKELYEQQLLEKEM from the coding sequence TTGAAAGCATTACAATACTTAAATAAGTACTTTATTAAATACAAGTGGAGGTTATTACTGGGGGTTTTAATCACAGTATTATCAAAGATATTAACCTTAAAAATTCCCAATTTTGTTGGTAATTCATTAAATGTAGTTGAAGATTATCAGTTGGGTAAAATAACTGAAATGTCTGAGGTAAAAGAAATACTTCTAATCAACATTTTGCTTATCGTTGGAGTAACTTTATTAGGAGGTTTTTTTACATTTTTAATGCGTCAAACAATTATAGTAATGTCTCGATTGATTGAGTTTGACTTAAAAAATGAGATATACCAACAATATCAAAAACTATCACTCAACTTTTATAAACAGAACAGAACAGGAGATTTAATGAATCGTATTAGTGAAGACGTGTCTAAAGTTCGTATGTACTTTGGGCCTGCTATTATGTATTCATTAAATATGTTGGTTTCTTTTGCTGTTGGTTTTACGCAAATGTATGCGATATCACCAAAACTTACTTTGTATACCATGATACCTTTTCCTGTGTTATCGGTATCGGTTTTTATTTTAAGTAAGCAAATCAATAGGCGAAGCACTGTTGTTCAGCAGTATTTATCTAAGCTAACTACTTTTAATCAAGAATTTTTCTCTGGTATTAATGTGGTAAAATCCTATGCCATAGAAAATGCGGTCATTAAAAATTTTGATACGTTAGCCGATGCTAGTAAAGATAAAAACATTAACCTGTATAAAGTACAAGCGTTGTTTTTTCCGTTAATGATTTTATTAATAGGAATTAGTAATATTATCGTATTGTATGTCGGGGGTACTTTATATATTAATGGTGAAATTCAAGTTGGAGCAATTGGAGCCTTTGTAATGTATGTGAATATCTTAACATGGCCAGTAGCTGTGGTTGGCTGGGTAACTTCAATGGTACAACAAGCAGAAGCTTCTCAAGAAAGAATTAATGAATTTTTAGAGCAGGTTCCTGAAATAAAAAACAACAATGAAGAAGAGACAAAGATTGATGGGAGTATAGCCTTTAGAAATGTTTCTTTAGTTTATGAAGACACCAATATTACCGCCCTAAAAAATGTGAGCTTTGAAATAGAAAAAGGAGAAACGTTAGCTATTTTAGGAAAAACAGGAAGCGGAAAGTCATCAATAATAAACTTGGTTTCACGTTTATACGACACAACAGAAGGAACAGTGTTAATAGATGGTGTCGATATTAAAAAATACAACCTGTACGACATAAGAAATCAAATTGGATTTGTTCCCCAAGAACCTTTTCTGTTTTCAGATACGATTGAGAATAACATAAAATTTGGTAAGGAAGATGCTACTAAGGAAGAAATTGTAGAAGCAGCAAAAAATGCAGTAATACACGAAAATATTATCGATTTTAAAGAGGGCTATCAAACGATTTTAGGAGAAAGAGGGGTCACCTTATCTGGTGGTCAAAAACAGCGTACTTCTATTGCTAGAGCAATTATCAAAAACCCTAAAATTTTAATTTTTGACGACTGTTTGTCGGCAGTAGATACAGAAACAGAAGAAAGAATTTTATCGAATTTAGAACGTGTTTCTAGTGATAAAACAACCATTATCATAAGCCATAGAGTATCATCAGCGAAAAATGCAGATAAAATCATTGTGCTCGATGATGGTAAGATTATTCAACAAGGTATTCATAATCAATTAGTAAAGAAAGAAGGTTATTATAAAGAGTTGTATGAGCAACAGCTTTTAGAAAAAGAAATGTAA
- a CDS encoding PUR family DNA/RNA-binding protein, which produces MSERVEQEEIFSQVLRAGRRTYFFDVRSTKADDYYLTITESKKFTHDDGSFHYQKHKIYLYKEDFTDFAEMLNKATDFIVNEKGAEVISERHQKDYKKEENTVKQTTSAESFTDVSFEDI; this is translated from the coding sequence ATGAGCGAGAGAGTAGAACAAGAAGAAATCTTTTCACAAGTTTTAAGGGCTGGAAGAAGAACTTACTTTTTTGATGTTAGATCTACAAAAGCAGATGACTATTATTTGACAATAACAGAGAGTAAAAAGTTTACTCATGATGATGGTTCTTTTCATTATCAAAAACACAAAATTTACTTATACAAAGAAGATTTTACTGATTTTGCAGAAATGTTAAATAAAGCAACAGATTTTATTGTAAATGAAAAGGGTGCTGAGGTAATTAGCGAGCGTCATCAAAAAGACTATAAAAAAGAAGAAAATACAGTAAAACAAACAACGTCAGCTGAAAGT